One part of the Excalfactoria chinensis isolate bCotChi1 chromosome 8, bCotChi1.hap2, whole genome shotgun sequence genome encodes these proteins:
- the SELENOF gene encoding selenoprotein F, whose product MAVVAELAAVVRCWLCLLLGLPAINVYGAQLSSEACRELGFSSNLLCSSCNLLGQFSLNQLDPFCRQCCQEEAQLETRKLYAGAVLEVCGUKLGRFPQVQAFVRSDKPKLFRGLQIKYVRGSDPVLKLLDDSGNIAEELSILKWNTDSVEEFLSEKLERL is encoded by the exons ATGGCGGTGGTCGCCGAGTTGGCGGCCGTGGTGCGCTGCTGGCTTTGCCTGCTGCTGGGACTGCCCGCG ATAAACGTATATGGAGCACAGCTGTCATCAGAAGCTTGCAGGGAACTTGGCTTCTCCAGTAACTtgctctgcagctcttgcaACCTTCTTGGACAGTTCAGTCTGAATCAGTTGGATCCATTCTGTAGGCAGTGCTGCCAAGAGGAAGCTCAGCTGGAAACCAGAAAG CTTTATGCAGGAGCTGTCCTAGAGGTATGTGGATGAAAACTGGGAAGGTTCCCTCAAGTCCAGG CTTTTGTCAGGAGTGATAAGCCTAAGCTCTTCAGGGGACTGCAAATCAAG tacGTGCGTGGTTCTGACCCTGTACTGAAGCTGCTGGACGACAGCGGGAACATTGCAGAAGAACTGAGCATCCTCAAGTGGAATACAGACAGCGTGGAAGAGTTTCTAAGTGAAAAATTAGAGCGCCTTTAA